GAAATAAATCGAATATTATGAATAAGTCCTTAAATTTGATCCGTTAAAAACGTTAATCGatagtttaaattaatgatttgtAATCAATTGGAAAAAAGTACAGGTTTAAGTCTATAGTAAGTACTTACTCAGAGAAGCAACACTTGCTAAACACAGAAACATAATTTGCCATAGTCTCAGATCTCCCACCACATTTCTTTCAAGCCATTCTGGCTCTtctgaattattaataatatccaTGATTGGATCCATGTTGTTGATAACAATGAACAAATATCGTGTAAAAAATACGCGTTCGCACTATATCCGACTGAGTTCAGAACTAATTACTACATCAAGGAGTGGTTCTATGCCACACCTAAAAATATTACCCCTCGGCACTCCCgttgtttctattatttttttgttactctGTTAGCAATTTGTCATTGAGCAAAGTAACACATACATAACAAACCATCCGACGtggttagttatattttattattactcaagccatttaatgttttaaataaagtaaagtaaattaaattgccAAATCACTTACTAGACCTATAACGTTTTGaatcaaattaatttgaatattcgCGCCAAGCGCCAATCATCCCCTACAGCTACAGAAATAGTGTTTGTTGCCAATCCCAAAATCTCTTCTGAATGGTGCAGACTAAAGCAAGCGGGTATTACATAGAATACTATtctatatacatttattattttctagatacgggaatataaataataaaaggactgaaaaaaaatattactattatatattttaaaataattcaatagttGCATTGAGTAAAATTTTTTATATCTCTTTTACCACAAAGTTACGTATTGTTTACGAAATTGCATTCTAGTGATGTATTTCGAGTAATTTAAGGATAAGCAATAATTCTTATAGCTATTTTTTACTTGCATAATATTTTGTCTCGGAGGCTTGGTCTACCGCGCCGAcaattttatgaatgaaattcATGGTggttcagtattttttttaacactgACAACATTTATTCGTTTTTTCTCTTTCGTTTGAAGACTGTTTCACTTTCCCGCAGAAAATAGGGTGTCGAATCTGTCCTATAACCTCcgttatatttattactatttaaagaTCGAAGATGAATCTTTTATGATAATTGTGGATTAATTCATGTAAAGGTTGTTCTAAGTGATGTTGTGTAAGATCGTTTGTGTTCTTGCGATCACTCTGTAGcgttttaaaaaattaaacatggcCTCGAACCGAGGAATTCAGATTGGATCCGCGTGGTTTCAACGGAAACTGAACTTGAGGCCGCAGCACCGGGGCGTGCACCTCGTCACTGAGGAGATCCTCAAGCAGGTGCCGGAGCTCTCGCAGTTTGCAGTCGGTCTCTGCCATATCCAGAGTGAGTATCCGCTGCCTTGACAGCATTCCTGTCTTGCCGCCGATGTTGCATCCTTGCCGACTGTCATAATGTATCCTTATTAAAATCTCGCGCTGTTTTACATGCATACGATGTGAAGTGATACAAGAAAATTTTGTTGTGAAATCTCAGCAACGTGATAGTCGCGCGGTAGCCAGCTGATCAATGAATGTTGTTTCCAGTAATGCACACATCGGCAAGTCTCGCGCTCAATGAAAGCTGGGATCCTGATGTTAGAGACGATATGGAGATGATGCTCAATAAAATAGTGCCGGAAGGCTTGCCTTATCGACACTCGTGTGAAGGCCCTGATGACATGGTGAGTGTTTGTTGTGCTAATCATTCATCAATTTTCAATAACCTATCGCAGTCATACTGGCATGAAACTTTACTGCAGTgttaaatttgaatttggatTGCTTTGTTAAATACGAATTTGCAAAGGAGTTAATTTGTTCTATCAATAACAAATGAAGTATGCATCTCTGCTATTTGCTACTTGCATAAAATAGTAAACCTTACCTGCCAGTTTCTGTGTTAgctataactttaaataatgaaTTGTGTATTGCTGTGTGCAATGTTTTGAATGCAGAATAGGACCATATTTACATACACTGCtacaatatttaacaaataaatcattagtATTAGCTGCAAAAATGTTTATGTCCTTGaacatattgtatgtattttagttaTGCCTGTACTTATGTATTAACATTAGCATATCTTTGCTAAAGTGATGTTAAAGGCTATTTGATATGCAACAATAACCTTGTACTATTTCATTTAATGATAACAGAGGTTAACTGATTGTTACTGTTTTGCTTAAACCACAAACAAACAAGGCAGATTGTAACTTAAAAAGGAGTATGTAATATctttacataggtacttttacATATTACTTGAACTGTGTAGTACTGTGTAGTATCAAATAATTAATGCATTTTTAATGTTGTCTCACAGCCTGCCCATGTGAAGGCATGCTTCCTCGGATCCTCACTAACAATTCCTATCACTGATGGCAAGCTGAACCTTGGCACCTGGCAAGGAGTTTGGCTCTGCGAACATAGGAATCACGCTGGCAGCCGAAAGGTAATGAGGCTTACATACTAGTTAACCCCCTCATCTCTAGGATGatcataaatacttaattagtaCATAATGTTAATGTCTGACAGTACCTATGTACTGTAAATACGAATTTCATAGAAACATTACATTCATACTGTTGTTTGGGATTTCTATTGAACCAAGATATATGTTCAATGTGGCactcactttttaccagttatgttgtAGGCACCTACTCTCAAAAGATATGACATAAGTTTCTACAGATGGTCAGTTTGAAATATGTACACAAATGTATACAAGTCTGCATTACTAACAAAGTGATGCTGCTTGTTACAAacgagacagacagacaagatATCGATCCACAATTTTAAATGGGAAATCCTTAGCTTactatgtttataaaattggcCAAGAATTTCAAGTTTGCTGTAATAAACTCAGCACAAGAATTATCGAATAAGAGTTGGTCTTATGAGTGTCTCTGATCTATGGGATATTATAACTGCAAAATACTGACAACATTTCTGATTGACGTATACTATTTGTAATGCGGGGTGGATATGTCTGCTGGAAACTTAATATTTAACGCTAGTTGCACAGTTAGGGTACTCCGTACCTTTGCTGACCTAGCTTCTTGAACATGCTTCAtagtatttacatatgtattgtTTGTATGCAGGTGGTAGTGACGCTGTCAGGGTGCCCCCGTGACTCACCCCTGTCGCCTGTATCGGCCGCGTCGTGTTCCAGTTAGGAGCGGGGGGGGGGCGCGACCCCCCAGACTCACTCTCACTCGCGCCCCTCCTCCAAAAACACGCGGAGGTAAACCCCGCGCCAACACCTTTTATATCCCGCACTTAGACATAGTTATAAATCTTATCTTCGAACGACAATATGTacataagataaatattttgtaacgcTTCGCGAGTCACCTCGCGCGGGACGCCACAAGAGCCCCGGCCGATGCAGGCGCGGTGGCGGGGCCGAGCTCCTGTTTGTAATATAGCGTCCTAGGAATTGAAGGCGCCCTGGCGTCAGCTCACTGCCGCGTCCCGCTGCGAGGTGCCGCGCGACTTCTGAGACATAGTAATGTTATTCAGCCGGTAGAGCTGAGCCCGTTGAACTTGTACATATACATGTGCGATGGTTTTAAAGTATACATAaagtaattgttgttttgttattgcaaCTTGTCGATATAATGTACATAGATCACGCGTGGACGTTGTGACATTCTGCTTCGTAGGTTCGGTTCGGTCGTGGAGGAGGTTCATGTGGCACCGAGTTTCACCATTATAATCATATTCTACTATGTTAGGACAAATTACGAGATAAGGAGTAATGATTTGGATGGATTGAATATTTTTCACTACTGCACTCGTTTAAATTTTTTCGATGTACACTGGAagacacaatattttttaacatggcAGCACATTAGACATTTTTATGAATTCGGACACTCATTTTATTCACCAATTTTGTATGTAATCGCACTGGTTAATGGTCAGTTCGTGTAAGATTTAAGAGCTGAATGTAGGTTTACATAGATAAGTACTTTGTACGTGTACGATAGCTCCCTTCTCTCTCCGTGTTAGGTTAGACCTTATTAACGATTAGTACGTGGAACATGTCCATAGCTTTAATTGTGTCACGCCCGTTGTATCAACGGGTCCTTCGCGGGATGACAAAGAGCTAACATTTGGTACCACTAGTTGTAGTTGTATATCATTACTGTTAAGATCATGTAAGTGCCTCGGATTTATGGGGTGGTCATGTATAATTTGCAGACTCGATTCCGAGACTAGGTATGTGAGTCGTGTTAGACAGACTGAACCAGGGCAGAGACTCCGCTCGCTGACGCCCTCGGGTGTTCCGGTCCCACACATCTGTTGCAacgtttacattatttattacgtgGTTTATATTACACACAGCTGCAATAATCTCTTTGATTACCAAATGTACGAAATCatggttaaaattaatttcgcgATGTCTATAAAGGCGTATATGTATAGTTGTATGTCTTCCTATGTAAGTTCCATCACATAAGAACAAGTTAGCGTAACGTGTCGGAATAATGTAACAATGTGAACGGTATTAGGGTATACAAACATCACCTATATCCGGCCACATCTATATAAATTAGATAATGTATTGAAATTATCGCGATAGGGGCTCTAAATTGAATCTAAATTTGGGCATAGTcattattatacatagttatcTGATGAGTAACAAGTAGCGGGTGTTTTATATGATACGAGTCGTAGTGGATATTACATAATGTAATTCATTCACTAATTTTTACAGGGTTGAAAACCTTGTCGTTTTACAggaatttataatattcattccATGTTCGACATTCCATCATCAGCGGAACTAGTGACGTGGCCGGGGCCGCTGGCCAGCCCGACAGCTCCACACTGCTCGGTAGAGAGCTGGTTGGTGGCTGGCCGGCTGGGCAGCGGCTCGCGGCGCGCTTGCGATTGTTTCGTTGCGTTCGGCTTTAGATGTCCCATTGAGATCGCTTGTGTGGCACAATTTTACACTTAAAACTTAGTTAGgagttaataaattataaatagtagGGTACCGTTGCGTTAAGTAAATATGAAGCGGTGTTGACATGGCACGCGACACGCGACCCGCCGCGTCACGCCGCGCACACCTTGTTTTGATACCACATTGTACAAAGTGTAGATGTCACGTCGGTGGTACGGTCCATCTCATGGACTACTTAGACTTACTTCACTTAGGGAGCTTGTTGTACGTTCATATTTGGGCTTTTGATGATAGATTCACGTTAAACTTTAcgattttttaagttttttgaaATCATATAGACATAGGAAATGTTTTTGGAATTATCTAAACAGCTTTATAAAGCTTAATTATGCTTCgattgaataattatattgtttattagtttatcAATATAAAACTTCTACCTACTCTGCATGATcaatgtatgtactatgtaacaattgaataattttgctaattacagtccttgtttttatttattctgctTTTGTATGTTTACatcgattatttttattgctttttattatgatttgagTTGTACTCACGGGTGTGTGAAAAGGGTTGGCTATTAAGtgctttttaaaacaattaattaaggaaaaatgtaaatattttttgcattaaTATAGTGTACATGTATGTTTATCCATGTACATAATGGTTCATAATGTAAAAATGTTCAAGTGCTATTTGTGTATGGGTGTTATGTATGACACTAACATGAAGATTGCCTATTTGTTATGTTGATTTAAAGTTCGAATTGAAGTTTCTTTTTAAagccattataaaatattaaaataatgaaatgcaTACAATACATTTATAGTAAACGGAAAATCCTATTTAGTACATAAGTATCCAAAGACGTGAAGCGACTGGTTCGCCTAGAGTAACTAACATTCCTTTTTGTTTCGACATTACCAGTTCCGGGGCATGTTTTGTTGTTCCGTGGTAACGTAGGTTAGAGATGTCCCAAGTTAGGCTGTTCACTAACAACGAATGTGTCTAGTGTATTACCTTTAAGTGGACTCCCAACTCACCATCCCCAATGTTTAGAAACTTGTACAGCCATACGTATTGACGTAACCACAGTTGTTATCAGACACATTAACtcaacttattattattatcaagagtttgtttgttctaTGATGATGTATTCTATTTTCAAtgttcataattatataatggAACAGTTCAATAAATTAGGGCACGgattttatcaaattatttacttacgtaTTTAATGGATCAATAAGCATAATTCATTTgttgtattaaatataaattgcacATAGGAAAATGAGGTTGTATTcaggattaataaaataaccaaaaacggacgacaaataataatttgtgtgtatattatttaagatcaataataaatatgaatatcaatattATGATTGTACAGTACAGTTGGTTCAATATTTCTTAGAGTATTCCTGTCAGTTGTATATTGTTGATTTTACGCGTTCACTTGTAAGTGACGTTGGGATATCTGTCACGATAAATTTCATTGTATCATATAACttgtacaatataaatatatagatCCACAATTATAAAAgagattaaaatatttgcaaaagttaatattataagAGTTTTATTTCACTTTCGTACATATCACCTCACATCAGTCGACTTACGATTAATATCTAAGCGGTAAGGACTTAtctaattgttaattaaatatttctatgttATTTGGTATCATTTGTTTATGGTATTTTCTCTTCGCTTTCAATCTTGTGAGGTCCGGGGCCAGCGTCTGAAAAATTTAATGAAGTCTCATTATAACGTAGAATCGTTCTGCGGAAATGATCACTAATTGATCATTACGGAACTTTGGTTTGAATGCACTTGTTAATGTAATTTGACTGTAGTAAGTaacaattataattaggtagttTATTAAAGGTACCTTTAGTGGTAGGTGCAACCGTGGTGGACTTGGTAGACTCGTTAAGTACTTTCGTAAGACCGAGGGCCATTTGTCGGAACTCGCGGGTTGCTACCGAGAGTTCCCCAATCACGAAGTTAAGGTTCGTCCCTAAATCGACAAC
This sequence is a window from Spodoptera frugiperda isolate SF20-4 chromosome 5, AGI-APGP_CSIRO_Sfru_2.0, whole genome shotgun sequence. Protein-coding genes within it:
- the LOC118271662 gene encoding UPF0047 protein YjbQ, producing MASNRGIQIGSAWFQRKLNLRPQHRGVHLVTEEILKQVPELSQFAVGLCHIQIMHTSASLALNESWDPDVRDDMEMMLNKIVPEGLPYRHSCEGPDDMPAHVKACFLGSSLTIPITDGKLNLGTWQGVWLCEHRNHAGSRKVVVTLSGCPRDSPLSPVSAASCSS